A window from Argopecten irradians isolate NY chromosome 3, Ai_NY, whole genome shotgun sequence encodes these proteins:
- the LOC138319969 gene encoding uncharacterized protein isoform X2, with product MEFYTRITVIFILGYVSAQHGPSTAPTTAEMEFEAEEITTTTTAMPTTSTKAPVTANKRPTVIGEQCPTYRYTVSEDKVEFHTMPGQCKIVVQFPPARSGSRFGYVSKRGPPRVQYMAKLP from the exons atggaattttataCAAGAATTACAGTAATATTTATCTTAG GTTACGTATCAGCACAACATGGCCCTAGCACGGCACCCACGACAGCCGAAATGGAATTTGAAGCGGAAGAAATTACAACAACGACGACAGCAATGCCTACAACGTCGACAAAAGCGCCCGTGACGGCCAACAAGCGACCCACAGTAATAGGCGAACAGTGTCCTAcgtataggtatacagtgtcaGAGGACAAGGTCGAGTTCCACACGATGCCAGGCCAGTGTAAAAT TGTTGTCCAGTTCCCTCCAGCTCGATCAGGAAG TCGTTTCGGCTATGTTTCAAAGAGAGG
- the LOC138319969 gene encoding uncharacterized protein isoform X1, translating to MEFYTRITVIFILGLSVIIQPQGYVSAQHGPSTAPTTAEMEFEAEEITTTTTAMPTTSTKAPVTANKRPTVIGEQCPTYRYTVSEDKVEFHTMPGQCKIVVQFPPARSGSRFGYVSKRGPPRVQYMAKLP from the exons atggaattttataCAAGAATTACAGTAATATTTATCTTAG GTCTATCCGTTATTATTCAGCCACAGG GTTACGTATCAGCACAACATGGCCCTAGCACGGCACCCACGACAGCCGAAATGGAATTTGAAGCGGAAGAAATTACAACAACGACGACAGCAATGCCTACAACGTCGACAAAAGCGCCCGTGACGGCCAACAAGCGACCCACAGTAATAGGCGAACAGTGTCCTAcgtataggtatacagtgtcaGAGGACAAGGTCGAGTTCCACACGATGCCAGGCCAGTGTAAAAT TGTTGTCCAGTTCCCTCCAGCTCGATCAGGAAG TCGTTTCGGCTATGTTTCAAAGAGAGG
- the LOC138319554 gene encoding zonadhesin-like — MEMFVYTLLWVVGHYTVSSQPLITTKPLTTRRGQTPDLSGSKQRHHVLLSNRLTPTPPPPAPMAPLISNSVFKPDLSMDKKRTPIKNKQVINQRPDDRNTLPAMNTDPGTNGPIQPPVDPIQVPNDPPKKPLDQGQIPNDPVINPSNPQQSPMNPPSVRSQEGVPTDPGMGAGNPNQGPIDPPTVPKDPSRGHVDVGKEPSVPNPVIEPPPKESTVIDQTTTAAPPVVTQGCPEYSSSYRRDRLYILYNNERCEIEVRLKRHKRNRGEFMSVRFRKTNQPKNKTKIKKEPVTCEEFPVDEHGGITSILTRPDQCKLELSVELAPMPTSRTRRKNKRGKRFHIDFRRPKYSPVAL; from the exons ATGGAAATGTTCGTCTATACGTTGCTATGGGTAGTTG GTCATTATACCGTTTCGTCACAACCCTTAATCACCACAAAGCCGTTAACAACGCGCCGGGGCCAGACGCCTGATCTTTCTGGAAGTAAACAAAGGCATCATGTTCTACTGTCTAACCGTCTGACACCCACACCACCGCCGCCTGCTCCAATGGCACCCCTAATATCCAATAGCGTGTTCAAACCCGATTTATCCATGGACAAAAAACGGACACccattaaaaataaacaagttATAAACCAGAGGCCTGATGACAGGAATACTCTCCCTGCTATGAATACAGATCCTGGAACTAATGGTCCAATCCAACCACCAGTGGATCCAATTCAAGTTCCAAATGATCCCCCAAAGAAACCATTGGATCAGGGACAGATACCAAATGACCCCGTTATAAATCCTAGTAATCCTCAGCAAAGCCCGATGAATCCTCCATCGGTACGTAGTCAGGAAGGTGTACCTACAGATCCGGGCATGGGTGCTGGAAATCCTAACCAAGGCCCCATAGATCCTCCGACGGTACCTAAAGATCCATCTAGAGGGCACGTAGATGTAGGTAAAGAACCAAGCGTACCCAATCCAGTGATCGAACCTCCTCCTAAAGAATCAACTGTTATTGACCAAACCACGACAGCAGCGCCGCCTGTAGTGACACAAGGCTGCCCGGAGTATTCCTCATCCTACAGGCGAGACAGACTCTACATCCTATATAACAACGAAAGATGTGAGAT TGAAGTACGATTAAAAAGGCATAAGAGGAACAG AGGAGAATTCATGTCAGTGAGGTTCAGGAAGACCAACCAACCAAAGAATAAAACGAAGATCAAAAAGGAACCAGTGACGTGTGAAGAGTTTCCGGTAGATGAACACGGAGGCATTACATCTATCCTCACCCGTCCAGACCAGTGTAAATT AGAGCTGTCAGTGGAATTAGCACCCATGCCTACCTCTCGAACCAGGCGGAAAAACAAGCGAGGCAAAAG GTTTCATATTGATTTCAGAAGGCCGAAATACTCTCCAGTGGCATTGTGA